From a region of the Cololabis saira isolate AMF1-May2022 chromosome 8, fColSai1.1, whole genome shotgun sequence genome:
- the LOC133448671 gene encoding vimentin-like, with amino-acid sequence MRAASYNQKSLQVSSSRVRVQSPSPSRLRGSSYDSRGRSGYNGKAIEVGTEIHQHHANEKETMQELNVKFAGYISKVQALEQKNATLQAELAALQNRYKGSPTGIADEYELKFKEVRELIESLTNEKGAADIERGYIEEEVEVWRLKMEEELELKEEAEMILREFRQDVDNATLQKAELEKQIEQLVAEIEFLKKLHDEEVADIMKQIEDAKITADMDGDRPDLAAYLRNMRAEMESVAARNVQEAEKWYKGKFDTLKQHAGKNEEKMKTMKDEITTIHNQVTDLQNQIDGLRARNAALEQQLVEMEISHMDKVGSFESIIAQLEAQLCETKLEMTKYLQDYQELLHIKLKLDAEIATYRKLLEGEEQRLGITKEA; translated from the coding sequence ATGAGAGCTGCATCTTACAACCAGAAGAGCTTGCAAGTTAGCAGCTCCAGAGTACGGGTTCAGAGCCCTTCGCCTTCCCGGCTCCGTGGATCCTCGTATGACAGCCGTGGACGCTCAGGGTATAATGGAAAAGCCATCGAGGTGGGCACAGAGATACACCAGCACCATGCCAACGAGAAAGAGACAATGCAAGAACTCAATGTCAAGTTTGCAGGATACATTTCCAAGGTCCAGGCACTGGAACAGAAAAATGCAACTCTTCAGGCTGAGCTGGCTGCATTGCAGAACCGCTACAAGGGAAGCCCCACAGGTATCGCAGATGAATATGAGCTCAAGTTCAAAGAGGTGCGGGAGCTGATTGAGAGCCTGACTAATGAGAAGGGAGCAGCTGATATCGAACGGGGCTACATCGAAGAGGAGGTGGAAGTGTGGAGACtaaagatggaggaggagctggagctcaaagaagaagcagaaatgattcTGAGGGAGTTTCGCCAGGATGTTGACAATGCCACACTGCAAAAGGCTGAGCTCGAGAAGCAGATTGAACAACTGGTGGCTGAGATAGAGTTTCTGAAGAAGCTGCATGATGAAGAGGTGGCTGACATCATGAAGCAGATTGAGGACGCAAAGATTACCGCTGACATGGACGGTGACCGTCCTGATCTGGCTGCTTATCTGCGCAACATGCGTGCAGAGATGGAGTCTGTTGCCGCCCGTAACGTCCAAGAAGCTGAGAAGTGGTACAAGGGCAAGTTCGACACCCTCAAGCAGCATGCAGGCAAAAACGAAGAGAAGATGAAGACCATGAAAGACGAGATCACCACCATCCATAACCAGGTGACAGACCTACAGAACCAGATCGATGGCTTGAGGGCTCGCAATGCTGCCCTGGAGCAACAGTTGGTGGAAATGGAGATATCCCACATGGATAAGGTGGGGAGTTTTGAGAGTATCATTGCTCAGTTGGAGGCCCAGCTCTGTGAAACCAAACTGGAGATGACCAAATATCTTCAAGATTATCAGGAACTGCTGCATATTAAGCTCAAGCTGGATGCAGAGATCGCAACCTACAGGAAGCTGCTGGAAGGGGAGGAACAAAGGCTTGGAATTACCAAAGAAGCCTAA